TCAAGTAAATACTTGgatgatgactttttactttgccttgagtcatattattctaaagtaacagtactcttacttgagtacaatatttggctactctacccacctctacTTGCAGCCCAGCGACAATAACGGACGCCTGCCCGAGAAAGTCATGGACATGGTCATGGAGAAGAGCACCGCCGTCATTCTCTCGTTGTGCTCGCAAGTGAGTCGTCACTTAAATTACACACAATACAAACTAATGAGGTCACTGCAATTCGAGTAAATactttacagtggtgccttggcttatgagtgccccaacttaacagtttttcaagttacaaaCCGTTGCTaagttgaattattattatttttttatgctttgCGTTGCGAGCCAAAATCGGAGTTAGGAGCAAGCTTCAGACACGCCGCCACTTTACAAGATGTCGGCAAAGCACACTTTTATCTAAATagaactcctcaactcactccaACATAGTTTCATGTTAGCAAGATAGCGGCAAAGCACTGCATTTTTCTCTAAATGAAGCTCTCAACTCtgttcaacatagtttcttgtcaccaagatggcggcaaatcaCTATTTTTATCCAACTGAAACTCCTCAGCTCGCACCAACATACTTCCTTGTGACCAATATGACATcaaatcactgcttttgtcgaaatgaaactcctcaactcgcTCTAACACCAAGATAACCAGcccctgatgtcactcacttggCCATGCCCCTCAAAAGACACATATCCAACATATGAATACAAATGTGGAGTAATTACAAAAAAACGAGTTTGATTCTTTCCAATATCTTTTgagaacctttttttccccctaattaATGACAGCTCGTAAGTCAAAAACCTCCTAAGGCGGGCCACTCGTAAGACGCAGAGTAGTTGCTGCGATCTTTTGCcgatgtctttttttgttgactAATCGTGTTGCCCTCGACAAACTGATCGGCCAATCGCCCATCAGATCCAGAGCGCGGCTCTCCGCCCTCGATGCGTGGGCTTCATGGATGAGCTGTCCATCTTCGTGGACGCCGACCTGTTCTCCAGCCAGAAAGCGTCAGCCTTCCAGCTGATGGGTTCTCCCACGCAGACCCCGCTCTTCGACGTGGTTCTGTCGGCGCTGTCGGACGGAACATTCCTCCCGCCTGTGCTCTTTTTCCGCGGATCGCCGGTGCGCGTTCCCGCCGGGTTCCCCAACAACGTGCTGCTAGAGGCCCGCCACGACGGCTTCAGCGACAGCCGGCGGCTATTCACGTGGACGCACAAGGTATGAccacgtttgtttgtttgtttgtttgtttgtttgatggcAGCACAGTGGGTGAGTGGTTAGCAGCGCCTCTGCCTCGCCCTTCCTGCGCAGACGTTGCATGATCTCCCTGTGATCAAGTGGGTTTTTggtcccacatttcaaaagtaTGCTTCTTGGGTGAATTGAAAACTTTAGATCAGGGATTTTCCACTGAGGATgacataaaaaattaaatggaaGAGGGAGGTCACTTTATTCATGTAGCACCTGCCACTGAGTATAAGTGCTGGATGAActttttgtgatgtcacaacCTGCCCCTTTTTGCAGGTGTGGTGCCCCCACGTGGTGCCGTACGGCAAGTCCCTGCTGATGGTGGACGTCCATCGGGGTCACACCACGGACGAGTTCAAGTTCTATCTGAGCTCCGCCTCCACGGACGCCATCTTCATTCCCGCCGGATGCAGCTGCCGCCTGCAGCCGCTAGACGTCTGCGTCAAGCCTGTTCTCCACAAATTCCTGCAGGTAGATACCGGATTTTGTGTGGGGTGGAAAAAGTTATTTAAACAGTCATTTTAAGGCCTATATCAGCCATCCCTACCTCGTGTGAGGAATAAACATGAAGGTGAAAGTTGACTCTTGTCTTCTGCTTGTGTGGGAGAAAGGTTCGTTGGAACCATCTGGTGCAGCACGGGGGTCTGGACGGTCTGGGTCTGGACCAGCTGGCTCTGATGTTGGCCTGCTGGCTCAGTGAGGTGTCGTCCACGCTGACTTCAGACGTCAACATCTTGAGAAGGTTTGGAGACTTTGTGTTGCTGCTTTCATCTCATTTTGGACTTTCTTTTCGGGTTGCAACAATACATGTATCTGCATCTAACTGCTCGATACATTGGTCAATTCTTTAACAACGAGACTTAGGCTgaagtttactctaaaactaaacgtcaaacaaagagaattgcatcttacattttgttttttgggtgggaGGGGAAGGGGGGTGCTGAAATGGATTAATGTAATTCCCATTCATTTCTATAGGGAATGACGGTTCGAGATACACGTATTCTGACCTATGTCCTAGTGACAATGTTGCTATGGCAACTGTCCCATCAGGTCGTTTGCGGCAGTATGTCACCTGCAGAAGGAGCAGAAGGACGCCGACCAGATAATCCAAACGCTGGTCAACAAGCTGAATATACCTCTGGAGCTCCCCAAACCTCTTCTTTGTCTGGACCCTGACCCTAAACCCGATCCACGTCCCGATCCTCCTGGTCCTCCTCCCGCTAGGGAAATTCAGCTTCTACTGGTGCTGCACAAAGAGCACCAGGAGAAAATCGACTTGACCGGCGAGGAAGGCGAGCACCCGATGACGTCGTAACGTGTTTGGACATCACTAAATAACCACTGCGCCAACATCTCCATACAGTGATAATGGCGAATGATCCCGAACACAgtcactcattccctacttcCAAATCACTACATAGTGGAATATAGTTGACTGTGGGGCTGAAACGATTACTCAAGTACTCTGTAATCACGTCATAAGGATTTTTTTGGTGGAAGCTTTCGGGAGCTATCTTGGTCCACTGTGGATACAGTGAGTCGGGAATGAGTGGATCATTCCCAGCACAGCCTTTGTGAATTTGGCGGCACCCAGTGGTCTGATGCAATATTTACACCCTGTTACTGTTCACTTGAGAACTTAAAATTTGTTCCCTCAATTCTgagaattattaaaatatatttttgtctctGCTCAAGTTGACTTTTATAGTCTATCCATCTTCTTTCGTTTATTCAGAtttctttcaaaatgtttgcgttcattattctttttttaaattcattcatttattttctattttttttgtccttgtctggctgttaggtcaaacagaaagcaatatctgtatcccttttatgccagaacagattaaccgtttttttgtttttttttaaataaaatccgTTAATTAaaatagggcggcacggtggatgactcacagttctgaggacccgggttcaatccctggccccgcctgtgtggagtttgcatggtctccccgtgcctctgtgggttttctccgggcactccggtttcctcccacatcccaaaaacatgcattaattggaaactctaaattgcccgtaggtgtgactgtgagtgcgaatggttggttgtttgtatgtgccctgcgattggctggcaacaagttcaggatgtaccccgcctcctgcccgatgacagctgggataggctccagcacccccgtgaccctagtgaggagaagcggctcagaaaatggatggataatttaaaaaataatttattcatttattgtgcATAGTAAAAATATGACTACAAACTTCCAACTTTGATTAAATTGcattatttaaatattacactaaaataaatatgacaaaaatgacGTGGTTTTAGTTGATTAAACAATTTCATTATAagtagtacagtatattactcAAATCTTTTTACAACAATttgataattaataataaaataatgaaataatcaaatcttttgaaaataatgatacaattaaattttacaaaaaagacTAAGGTGCTCTACTAATCGAATAATTAAAtggattataaaaaataaaataagaaaaccaACATTGTTAAAAGAAGCTAGTTTATACGCACATTTTAActtgttaaacttttttttttaatatattttttttatatatatttttttttataaccttaTCTTCCCACGCGTGACCACAtccctcagtgtgtgtgtgcgtgcgtgtgcacgtgcGACTGTGACGCGAACACTCGCATACCGTGCTGCGTTCACAGAGTGTCGGAACCTTCTCTTCTCCTGCTGCTGCGGTTAAATTTAGAGTCCATGAGAACCCACAGCTTTCCCAGCATGCCCTGGGGCACGCCAGCGACCTCTGGAGGACGCCTCCCCCAGTTGGTTGACCAGCTGCCAGATGCATGATGGGAACGAACGACTTCCGTGCACTCTGACCCCCGCTGTGCCCCGTTGTCACACGGGGAAGGTGTAACGTGACTGTGTCGTCacgtctttctttttctcttttctgttttactttgtatTGTGCACTCCACTTcctgagttgtgtgtgtgtgtgttgaaaggAAACACAATGTGAAGCACACATGTTTTATTGACATGTTTACAGGATACACACACTCCCCACTGGggagtcaccccccccccccctccccagccCCCCTCACACTCCCAGCATGTGTGTGACATGATGTCCTGTCATCAGTTATCTTATTTTTCCCACGATGCAGTTCAACCAAATAATGCAACTGCAGAATATGTCATTACAATTATCTATATTGTTATCATAAGCACATTTACAttctcattattttttaaaatatatgtaatttcTCTTAAATTTTAACGTGCAATAGAATTATTATGTATACACTTTATGCATGTCAACAGATGTGATACAATGTAAATATTGAGTGTATTATAACTCATTACTgtcaatatttttcttgccacTTTGTACTCATTGTACAATTATTACTCTAGCATAATTATAGCTAATATTACTTATACCAAATGTGACATctaaatttgtttttcattttagattACGTTGACATTTACTTAAGACTAATTTATCATGCCTCATCCACccatcctccatccatccctctactaatccatccatccttttgtGTGGCATGaacttttcaattcatttttttgtatctaaccttttttttttttttttttttttcttgagaaaaatTCCATTCTAcactcacaaaacaaaacagggctgattgcaaaaaaaaatctgcccctCAAGGCCCAACGCAACTGGCACCAGCCTGCGCCTACTTTCGCCAAACCTCCTTTCCCTGACCTTTCACCTCTGATGACATCATCCCGATCAAATTATTCATCAGCGTTACGCTCAGGTGCTTTGCCCTGAGAACGGAAAAAAGATGACACACACAGGAACTAtatgcgtgcttgtgtgtgtggtcagtCTATTGTTGAGCGTCCAGCTGCGCTTGAGTTAAACAAAGAGCTTTTGTTATGCACACAGCAgttggtgttaaaaaaaaaaaaaaaaagtggatgtgAAGTCAGTCCAGATTGTTCAACAAGTGCAATTGACTCAATAGGGTCAGTTCGTTAGCTGTAGTTGATCCAGTCGATGTCGTTGGTGGACGTTAGTGTCGTTTAATTCCATGTATTTGGGTTAATTGGCCTGCAGTTCATTCATTGAGTCGATCATCCAAAATGGACGTCGCTTTTGTCGTTGGGATTAGGTTTTGTTTTCGTAGGTGAGTTATTTTGCTGTAGTTGGTGTGGTCGATGCAGTTTTTGTGGTTGACGTAGTTGGTGAAGACTGTGTGACCTGctgacaaagaagaagaagaagaagcataaAGTTCTTGTGGACATCTTTTGGCAAGCCACCAACCGAACTTGGCAGGAAGACCACAACAGCCCCCGTAGACACCCCGCCCATCCCCTCCCTCGGCCCCCCAACCATGGCCTGGCCCCGCCCACTCATCTTCCCTGtagttgaacacacacacactctcacacacacacacacacacacacacacacacacatgcatgcaacaAGTCAGTGCAGCATGTCGTCGTCGTGTGTGTCTGCACTCACACTCGTCCTCTTCATCACCACTGGTGAGTCCTCACACttacgttgtgtgtgtgtgtgtgtgtgtgtgtgtgtctgtaactGTACGAAGGGGAAATTAATCACATGGTCAGTTGGCGTGAACAGCACTTGTTTAACTTACTTTCCCTTTAATGTGTGTGCTGTTAACACTTTTGCTCACTCGCACAATGAAGTCTGCACTGTTTCATTGTCATGTTCAATGTtcttcaatgtgtgtgtgtgtgttaacaaGTTAACaaagtctcccccccccccccccccccacacacacacacacagcaggacTTGACTGGGGCGGGAGGTGTGTgtcagctgtcaatcacatCATCCTTCACATTGGTGTGATGAGAAGCTGTGTGACTGACAGTTGATGACATCAGGACACGCCCCCTCACTAAATATAATCAATACGCTTCACTTCCCATCAGTATGTCCGCGTGTTGACGTGTTATCATCATGTCACGCGCGCACACGAAGGAGCTACAGTTGTGTTTTCCCATTCGTTAGCTATTCCGACAGATGTTGCCTGTTAAATGTtcttcaatgtgtgtgtgtgtgtgtgtgtgtgtgtgtgtgtgcaggtcaTCAcggttttctctctctcacacgcacgcacgcacacacatggatGATCTCCAAGCGTCAGTGTTTCCCATTACTGTAGTCAGTTGCTGCGTGCGCATGTTTGTGTGATTCATCGCAATGTTTTCTCAATATGTCATGATCAGACTCCCACTTGTGTTCCAGCCATCTTATCAGCTGGTCTCCATGGAAACCGTGTAGTAGTGCATGTTGTTTTCaggtgtgtaagtgtgtgtgtgtgtgtgtgttcaggttGTGAGGCTGAGGTGACAACATCTTCTCCAGACTACGAGTACGATGACTACAACTCAACACTCCGCTACAGCTTCTTCAGTGAGTCGGCTTGCATAGGCGTGCATAGTCGgcaaagcaaacacacacacacacacacatgcacgtataCACACAAGCACGCCCTCTGATtgctgtcgtgtgtgtgtgtgtgtgtgtgcgcgcgtgtgcgtgtgtataggTAACACAAGCAGTGATGACCTGGAGAAATTCCTAAAGGACAGGAAGCACCTGCTGGATTCACAGGAGGACCAGGACGAAGACTGGGACCAGGACCAGTATGAAGATCAAGTGGACGTTACCACGGCCACCCAGCAAGAGAGGGGCGGAGTCACGATGCGCAACGCTTCAACCTCGACCTTCATCTGCTCGGTGAGACAACAATGACCTTCACACAACCACCGCATCACATCTAAAATCCTTAATTGCATATCATTTGTGGTTTGTATagaatataatgtaatataatataatataatatatatatacatatatatatcaggGGTGTAACGGTTCACAGAAGTCACGGATGTTTCATGTATGTGTGTTATTTATACGTGAAGCTTATGACGTGCCTATCAGATCCATTTTCacatgaactgtttttttttatacaaacgcTGACTAAGCGAAATGTGTGTGCGCActcgtgtgcgcgtgtgttcgCGTGTGAGTGCGTGTGAATAAACAAACTCACGCACTCCAATGCTAATATGCTAACATGCTTACATGTTGTTGTGTTTATCTTCTTCTTGACCTCCTGTGCAgggcatgatgatgatgatgatgatgatggttgccatggaaacacacACGTGACCCTGCagtgccgccccccccccccccccccccccccacaatcgCATGTgtgacacacacgcatacacaccaGTTTCACGCAGACAAAAGTCTATTCTTAAAGTTTGGTTTGCGTGACTTTGAATGATGTCTAATAAATATTTTAGTTAAGATTACAAGCAATCATTGTTCAGGCAGttgacaaatgaataaatatgaatttaaagttTTTTCTTTTACGGTTATGAAAAGTTGACGTTGAGCATAATTTCATACATCATTtcactgtgtgtatgttttgtttgggaaaaaaaaaacaataaacacttTACTATTAACCCTTTGGGCTCTATGCTGGCCATTCGTCTGCTTTTGTTATTTCCACCTTCGGCTCTTTAAATATATGATAAATAcactttacagtatatacttagTCTAtacattaaattgtaacatttggCACttttgcacacatgcacactcacacgCGCTCATGCACATGCTCACACTCACACGCaatcacacatgcatgcacacacatggaAACACACaatcatacacaaacacacatatgcACGCACAAACTTCCTTATGTGGCGTGCGAGTGTTGACGAGGTGCGTGCGTTGGGATTCGGGGGGGTTGTCAGCCGCCTGGGgagtgttgtttattttcatgtgcAGTTTGTGTGACACGTGGCGTGACGATGATGTCATCACGAG
This is a stretch of genomic DNA from Phycodurus eques isolate BA_2022a chromosome 20, UOR_Pequ_1.1, whole genome shotgun sequence. It encodes these proteins:
- the si:ch211-191i18.2 gene encoding uncharacterized protein si:ch211-191i18.2, with the protein product MHATSQCSMSSSCVSALTLVLFITTGCEAEVTTSSPDYEYDDYNSTLRYSFFSNTSSDDLEKFLKDRKHLLDSQEDQDEDWDQDQYEDQVDVTTATQQERGGVTMRNASTSTFICSGMMMMMMMMVAMETHT